A genomic region of Mus pahari chromosome 22, PAHARI_EIJ_v1.1, whole genome shotgun sequence contains the following coding sequences:
- the Triqk gene encoding triple QxxK/R motif-containing protein, whose protein sequence is MGRKDSSSTKLPVDQYRKQIGKQDYKKTKPILRATKLKAEAKKTAIGIKEVGLMLAAILALLLAFYAFFYLRLSTNIDSDLDPDED, encoded by the exons ATGGGTAGGAAAGACTCTTCCAGTACAAAACTTCCTGTTGATCAGTACAGAAAGCAAATAG GTAAACAGGattataaaaaaaccaaacctattTTACGAGCAACcaaattaaaagcagaagcaaagaaaacagcAATAGGCATAAAG GAAGTTGGCCTCATGCTTGCAGCTATCCTGGCCCTCCTACTGGCTTTCTATGCCTTCTTTTATCTCCGATTGTCCACGAATATTGACTCTGATCTGGACCCAGATGAAGATTAG